The following is a genomic window from Gammaproteobacteria bacterium.
TGGCGGAAGAGTCGGGATTGCCACTGATCATCCATTGTCGTCAGGCCGCGGAAGACATCCTCGCGGTTCTCTCGGAAGCGCAGTTGTCCGAGGCGCAAAGCATCATTCACTGTTTTAGTGAAGACGCCAAGACAGCTGAATTATTTCTAGAGCGTGGATGTGTACTTTCCTATTCCGGCATCGCCACGTTCAAAAACGCCGACAACGTGCGTGAAGCCGTCCATGTCACGCCCCTGGACAGGATGCTTATTGAAACGGACAGCCCGTATTTGGCGCCAGTGCCCCATCGGGGACGTGTCAATGAGCCAGCTTATGTGGTCGAGGTCGCCAAAAAAATCGCCGAGCTGCGGCAAATGCCGTTCGACATGGTGGCTACGATAACCAGCGCTAATTTTGATCGAATTTTCAAAATCTCAGAACACGAATTGACATAAAAAAATCCCGGCACCTTCACTGGCACCGGGTTAGGGGAAACATGGTAGGGAGACAGTCAAACATCGTCACTTGTCTATAACGAATAGTCGATCTTGCTCGAATTTCAAGTCGAATCTTCACTTTTTTCTCTTTCGTCGGTACGGGGAGTTGTGTTATCGGGATCGAGTACCACGCCATCTTCCCAAGGCAATTCGGAATACAGTCCGACCTGGGTCATCGGCAGCGGGGGAAATTTCAACACCTCAAAATAAGGCGAGTAGTCGAAATCCGCTGGCGTGTACAATTTTGGGTTGCGGGCCTTGAGCCGGATAGAACCATCATTTGCTTTAAAGATGTGGGGCAGAATAGGAAAACGAACTGCGGAAAACGCAGAGGCAATGAGGGTAGAGCATACGGTCTTGGTATGCTTGCCGGCATGCACTTCGAATAACGTGGAACGCCATCGCCGAGGGACGAGCGCCCAAGGGAGCAGAAATCGAGCGAGATCGAGCAATTGGCGGAAGTCATATTCAGTGCCAAGCGCATCAACCGCATATTGAATCACGCGTTGAGTGTCGTCCTTGGTGATGCCCTTTGGACGGCATATCCGAAGATTATCCCCAGCATATTGCTCAAGTGGGTTGAGCACTGTGCCTTGTCCGAGTAATCCTTCTAGCACCAAGGGCGCTTGTGGCGATCCAGACCAATAACGCATCAACTGTTCGTACAAGGGCGTCCCGTAATAGGTCGCTGGGGCACCTATAAAGAGTGCGCTATGCGTCCAACGGCTTTGCGTGATGACACGAATGACTTCAGAGATGCGAGTGCGTCCTTCGACGAGCACAACATCGCCTGGGCGAATGTCGGCTAGCAACTGGCTAAAATTGACGGGTGGTAATTCGGACCGTGGGTGTTCATGGTTGAGCCAGTTGGTGATGGCTTGTTTGAGTCGCTTGATCACAATTCCCCTAAAATGCTCCGATCTCTTGATTCAGTTATAGAATACTACCGCAGCCTATGCCAAAATGCCCATCCTCAAATTACCAATGAATGTTAGGCAATTAACAGGACAATTGTATGAGTAAGCAAAGACTGCCGTTATCGATTTGGGACGATATATTTTTGTTAAACGACCAGCTCACGGAAGAAGAACGCATGATCCGTGACAGCGCCCATCAATACGCCCAGGACAAATTGATGCCGCGCATATTGGAAGCCAATCGAAAAGAACATTTTGATCCGGACATCATGCGCGAAATGGGCGAAATGGGTCTACTTGGCGTGACCATCGACGGTTATGGCTGCGTCGGGGCCTCCTATGTCGCTTATGGACTGGTGGCACGTGAAATTGAGCGCGTGGATTCTGGCTACCGTTCGGCAATGAGCGTTCAGTCAAGTTTGGTCATGTATCCTATTTATGCCTACGGAACCGATGCCCAAAAGGAAAAATATCTGCCCAAATTAGCGACCGGCGAGTGGATTGGCTGTTTCGGTTTGACAGAGCCCGATGCAGGCTCGGATCCAGCAAGCATGAAAAGCCGTGCGTACAAGGTGGATGGCGGCTATCGCTTGACAGGTAACAAAATGTGG
Proteins encoded in this region:
- a CDS encoding TatD family deoxyribonuclease; translated protein: MPTLTDSHCHLSQLAERGQSVPDVLARAQAAGVNKVLCIATSVEDARLITQYRQSGRVWLTAGIHPLSDDEPSDVTAIRSLLETGDYHAIGETGLDYYYAKTAAERARQRTLFEAHVALAEESGLPLIIHCRQAAEDILAVLSEAQLSEAQSIIHCFSEDAKTAELFLERGCVLSYSGIATFKNADNVREAVHVTPLDRMLIETDSPYLAPVPHRGRVNEPAYVVEVAKKIAELRQMPFDMVATITSANFDRIFKISEHELT